Proteins from one Cryptomeria japonica chromosome 4, Sugi_1.0, whole genome shotgun sequence genomic window:
- the LOC131070078 gene encoding acidic endochitinase-like, whose amino-acid sequence MERSEIRTASITVVLALLWSGASEGSIRVYWGQNGNEASLADTCASGNFAIVLLSFLTTFGDGQTPVLNLAGHCDPSSGGCQSLGADIKSCQSRGVKVFLSLGGASGSYAAATVDDTRNVTTYLWNNFLGGQSDSRPLGDAVLDGIDFDIVATTDLWENLAKAVSALSTPDKKVYLSAAPECPYPDAHLGNALQTGLFDYVWIQFYNNPSCQYADGDASDLVNSWNQWTTSITTVQTEGFFLGLPASSAAAGSGFIPTDALITKVLPQVRASPNYGGVMLWSKYYDEQTGYSSAIVEAVRQPNKLYALYLKIIIID is encoded by the coding sequence ATGGAGAGAAGCGAAATTAGAACAGCCTCAATTACCGTTGTCCTTGCTCTACTATGGAGCGGAGCATCTGAGGGAAGCATAAGAGTATACTGGGGCCAAAATGGGAACGAAGCCAGTCTTGCCGATACCTGCGCAAGCGGCAACTTTGCAATTGTGCTTCTCTCCTTTCTGACAACGTTTGGCGACGGGCAGACACCGGTGCTCAACCTGGCAGGCCACTGCGATCCCTCTTCTGGAGGATGCCAATCCCTCGGCGCCGATATTAAGTCCTGCCAGTCCAGAGGCGTAAAGGTATTTCTCTCCTTGGGAGGTGCCTCTGGAAGCTATGCAGCTGCCACCGTCGACGACACGCGAAACGTGACCACCTATCTGTGGAACAACTTTCTCGGAGGACAATCGGACTCAAGGCCTCTCGGAGACGCCGTTCTGGACGGAATCGATTTCGATATCGTAGCCACGACGGACCTCTGGGAAAATCTGGCCAAGGCCGTGTCTGCTCTTAGCACGCCCGATAAGAAGGTCTATCTCAGTGCCGCTCCAGAGTGTCCTTATCCTGACGCCCATCTGGGAAACGCCCTGCAGACGGGGCTTTTCGACTACGTGTGGATTCAGTTCTATAACAACCCCTCCTGCCAGTATGCCGATGGGGACGCTTCTGATCTGGTGAATTCGTGGAACCAGTGGACAACGTCTATTACCACCGTTCAAACAGAGGGCTTCTTCCTGGGCCTTCCCGCTTCGTCTGCAGCTGCTGGAAGTGGCTTCATTCCTACAGACGCACTCATCACCAAAGTTTTGCCACAAGTCAGGGCCTCCCCCAATTATGGAGGAGTCATGCTGTGGTCCAAGTACTATGACGAGCAAACGGGTTATAGCTCGGCTATTGTCGAAGCAGTAAGACAACCGAACAAATTATATGCattgtatttaaaaataataataattgattaa